The segment CTGGTCACCGCCAGCCTCTACATCGTGATCCGGTGGGGAGGTCTCTTATGATGCTCTGCACCGCTGTTTACCTCCCTGTCCGGATGGGTGATACTTGTGGGTACCTTGGAAAGGGGGCGCCCCAATGCTCGTAGGTGACCTGATGGACAGGGACCTCACCGCCGTTTCGCCCGAAACGACTATCGCGGAAGCCGTGGAGATCATGGCCGGGCAAAGAGTCACGGGAATTCCCGTGGTCGGTGAAGACGGAAAGGTGGTGGGCTTCCTGAGCGAAAAGGATATCGTAAGGGCGGCTCTACCCGGTTATTACGATCTTTTGAAGGATTCTTCCTTTTTGCCCGATTACGGCCAGTTCCAGAAGAGGTTGAGAGAGATAAGCCTCGAAAGGGTCGACAAGCATATGCAGATCCGGGTGATCGTTCTCGAGGAGCAGGATACGGACCTGAACGCGGCGATGGTCCTGATAACGAAAAACCTGAAAAGGGCGCCCGTCGTGAACGACGGCGTCTTCTCGGGGGTTCTGAGCAGGTCGGACCTCCTGGGTTACATCCTTCACTCCAAAAGGGAACCTTCCGACTGATGCAGGGAAAGGGCGTACTGGTCAAGTTCTTTGGTCCCTGGGAACGGGCCGCCGGAACGGAGGAGCTGTATTTGCCGCTCGATGGTCCGATAACCGTATCTCGCCTCGTCGAAGGGTTGGCCTCCGTCTACGGCGAGAAATTTCCCTCCCGAGGGGATGGTTTGATCTGCCTCTACGACGCCGAGGCGGGACCCAAGGCCCTCGATGGGGACGACGAGGTGGCGCCGGGTTCCACCGTCCTGTTCCTGGGGGTT is part of the Thermovirga sp. genome and harbors:
- a CDS encoding MoaD/ThiS family protein produces the protein MQGKGVLVKFFGPWERAAGTEELYLPLDGPITVSRLVEGLASVYGEKFPSRGDGLICLYDAEAGPKALDGDDEVAPGSTVLFLGVIESG
- a CDS encoding CBS domain-containing protein, whose amino-acid sequence is MLVGDLMDRDLTAVSPETTIAEAVEIMAGQRVTGIPVVGEDGKVVGFLSEKDIVRAALPGYYDLLKDSSFLPDYGQFQKRLREISLERVDKHMQIRVIVLEEQDTDLNAAMVLITKNLKRAPVVNDGVFSGVLSRSDLLGYILHSKREPSD